In a single window of the Xylanimonas protaetiae genome:
- a CDS encoding 30S ribosomal protein bS22, with translation MGSVIKKRRKRMAKKKHRKLLRKTRHQRRNKK, from the coding sequence ATGGGCTCCGTCATCAAGAAGCGCCGCAAGCGTATGGCGAAGAAGAAGCACCGCAAGCTGCTTCGCAAGACGCGCCACCAGCGTCGTAACAAGAAGTGA